One Plasmodium vinckei vinckei genome assembly, chromosome: PVVCY_09 genomic region harbors:
- a CDS encoding CorA-like Mg2+ transporter protein, putative, which produces MNRWLNINKCMSRIIHPYVLRPKNYIHPNWVFKFSTLKDENKIFPKKNLNNNILMQNIKVADDGNVICEQLLFSKYDLPYVLKIPVSDLRLIDTGNSNHNPTILIRKNVILLRTGFISCIIRYNEAWLFEGSNSVVINAKDLISRNIKKKNIKSKDSNSEGGIEKVYNKNSCIDNEKHNTKQINEFCNDEKEELNYLNIINNFYRYNKGKAYFEFLCLDICMQLSIKEYENDLEGINYKIRDIILLQRKEENNELNMLTNKLLRDMMKIKNNLQKLSNLLNALRTNIEKILNNESDLKNMYLTYLNNNTYNNLKDYSDLEILLETHLQLTDELYGQLENVEEKITHYEELMRLNLDYNRNKFILLNAKISFSTLLFSISSVVTSLFGMNLKNFVEDSNYAFTLVSIFVSVWSIIGIYATKNINTLLKFFDRYNFR; this is translated from the exons atgaacaGATGgctaaatataaataaatgtatgaGTAGAATTATTCATCCATATGTTTTAAGACCGAAGAATTACATACACCCAAATTGGGTATTTAAATTTAGTACTttaaaagatgaaaataaaatatttcctaaaaaaaacttgaataataatatattaatgcaaaatataaaagttgCCGATGATGGAAATGTTATTTGCGAGCAATTACTTTTTTCTAAGTACGATCTACCCTATGTTTTGA AAATCCCGGTGAGCGACCTTCGGCTAATTGACACAGGAAACAGTAATCACAACCCCACAATTTTAATACGAAAAAATGTGATATTACTTAGGACCGGATTTATTAGTTGCATTATCCGATATAATGAAGCTTGGCTTTTTGAAGGTAGCAATTCTGTAGTAATAAATGCAAAGGACTTAATTAGTagaaacataaaaaaaaaaaatataaaatctaAGGATAGTAATAGTGAAGGGGGAATtgaaaaagtatataacaaaaatagttgcatagataatgaaaaacatAACACAAAACAGATTAACGAATTTTgtaatgatgaaaaagaagaactaaactatttaaatataataaataatttttacagATATAATAAAGGGAAAGCATATTTTGAATTTCTATGTTTAGATATATGTATGCAATTATCTATTaaagaatatgaaaatgatttagaaggaataaattataaaatacgtgatattatattattacaaaggaaggaagaaaataatgaattaaatatgctaacaaataaattgttaagagatatgatgaaaatcaaaaataatttacaaaaattgtcaaatttattaaatgcaTTACGTACTAATATTGAAAagattttaaataatgaaagtgatttaaaaaatatgtatttaacttatttaaataataatacatataataatttaaaagattATAGTGATTTAGAAATTTTATTAGAAACACATTTACAATTAACAGATGAATTATATGGACAGTTAGAAAATgtagaagaaaaaattacacATTATGAAGAATTAATGAGATTAAATTTAGATtataatagaaataaatttattttattaaatgcaaaaatatctttttctactcttttattttctatatcatCAGTTGTTACAAGTTTATTTGGaatgaatttaaaaaattttgttgAAGATAGTAACTATGCTTTTACTCTTGtttctatttttgtttCTGTATGGTCCATAATTGGAATTTATGCCaccaaaaatataaatactcttttgaaattttttgATCGCTACAATTTTAGGTAG